The following proteins are encoded in a genomic region of Streptococcus gwangjuense:
- a CDS encoding TIGR04197 family type VII secretion effector produces MYGTIQLSEVLFNAHISSLTKAQASLAGVSKPNFNTTSESKVLDLYQEQFNELYQLMTSYTSLLGTDIALMSATGKELARTDTVLGQTMFSGLQ; encoded by the coding sequence ATGTATGGAACGATTCAATTATCTGAGGTTCTGTTTAACGCGCACATCAGTAGTTTGACCAAGGCTCAGGCTAGTTTGGCTGGAGTGAGTAAGCCAAACTTTAACACGACATCGGAATCCAAGGTGCTCGATTTGTATCAGGAACAATTCAATGAGCTCTATCAGTTGATGACGAGCTATACGTCCTTATTGGGAACAGACATCGCCTTGATGTCCGCTACAGGAAAAGAATTGGCCCGTACAGATACTGTGTTGGGACAAACAATGTTTTCTGGCTTGCAGTAG
- a CDS encoding T7SS effector LXG polymorphic toxin, whose amino-acid sequence MSYKIKFDDITSVQVESQKTMNAWEEAIANLNKAMSDFINNQNLQGQAISSMRNYLVEVHGTLLQTLVNLMNDYSTNLLLYKDGYYQIDSSNHAKLPGQVFTTLHSDLKSSRDNLKSEIELLNTTKDKISDLVSYSGSSHTSTVMNYNFLMNQVKNLDNSIIQYESNHASQDLVAFKELLSATKALIAEHAGKTRTVGTYQSGDFAKLQSVQRFAIAYQQATKQMESRVERVQAAQERDKARFEALAAEDRAKNGWKDLAIGVVTVAFSILAIVGSMGFATPLVVGAGLTAGLGSFAYGASNAVEGIHNIQLGNAGDAHTKSYNLIRDTLFMGNDKLYHDVGNVFVTASAIMIPIGQTQSVVKGLTQFAIGEAGAYTAGQVAYHGTKLLGGSEEDAQTANFIGNIVGGYVVSSAASKFSLNKVKVDVEAPKYNREQILKNLKESKLARESSNFDQYLAKEKLQRNLNKSPLVSRELPKLKGVHDVEAPKYNREQILKNLEESKLARESSNFDQYLAKEKLQQGLNKSPLVSRELPRVKGVHNVETPKYNREQILKNIEESRLARESSNFDQYLAKEKFQKTLMSMEPMDRQRYLQWHKYAEAGISPSDRVRVLEISETAPKIKMIDGMNQQSVFKNIEAIDKEINPRPKPERYLHPDYLEAHKHQFDNGAIKIQRFMPQEGGFNNGAIGSPKDHVAFVMPKDVGETLIDISKGNPRLLEDLLGLHPGDFGDAPVAIDIPYDSIKNLKVPSGNEASAFKGYWKPGGRTYPGNMPEAVIDEVPWGEFTIRKLGGD is encoded by the coding sequence ATGAGTTACAAGATAAAATTTGATGATATTACCTCTGTTCAAGTGGAAAGTCAAAAGACGATGAATGCTTGGGAAGAGGCCATCGCTAATCTAAATAAGGCTATGAGCGACTTCATCAACAATCAAAATCTCCAAGGTCAGGCCATCTCGAGTATGCGCAATTACCTAGTAGAGGTGCATGGGACTCTTCTTCAAACTCTGGTCAACCTGATGAATGACTACTCAACTAACCTCCTACTGTACAAGGATGGTTACTACCAGATTGATTCAAGCAATCATGCAAAGTTACCGGGTCAGGTGTTTACAACCCTTCATAGTGATTTAAAGAGTTCACGTGACAATCTAAAGAGTGAGATTGAGCTCTTGAACACGACCAAGGACAAGATTTCAGACTTGGTGAGCTATTCAGGAAGCAGTCATACCAGTACGGTCATGAACTATAACTTTCTCATGAATCAGGTCAAGAACTTGGACAACTCGATCATCCAGTATGAAAGTAATCATGCGAGTCAGGATTTGGTTGCCTTTAAGGAACTCTTGTCGGCGACCAAGGCCTTGATCGCAGAGCATGCAGGGAAGACACGGACTGTAGGGACTTATCAGTCGGGTGATTTCGCTAAACTCCAGTCTGTCCAACGCTTTGCGATAGCCTACCAACAGGCAACCAAGCAGATGGAGAGTCGTGTTGAACGCGTACAAGCTGCCCAGGAGAGAGACAAGGCTCGTTTTGAAGCCTTGGCTGCAGAGGATCGAGCCAAGAACGGTTGGAAAGACCTGGCAATTGGTGTGGTGACTGTTGCGTTTAGTATTCTTGCGATTGTAGGAAGCATGGGTTTTGCGACACCCTTGGTTGTTGGGGCTGGCTTAACCGCAGGACTGGGGTCGTTTGCTTATGGGGCGTCTAATGCAGTGGAAGGGATTCATAACATCCAACTTGGAAATGCAGGGGATGCCCATACGAAATCCTATAATCTCATCCGAGATACGCTTTTCATGGGGAATGACAAGCTGTATCATGATGTTGGGAATGTCTTTGTGACAGCGAGTGCCATCATGATTCCCATAGGGCAGACTCAGAGCGTTGTCAAGGGCTTGACCCAGTTTGCGATAGGGGAAGCAGGAGCCTATACAGCGGGTCAGGTAGCCTATCATGGGACCAAGCTCCTAGGTGGAAGTGAGGAAGATGCCCAAACCGCAAACTTTATCGGGAATATCGTAGGAGGTTATGTGGTCTCCTCAGCAGCCAGCAAGTTTAGTCTCAATAAGGTGAAAGTAGATGTCGAAGCACCGAAGTATAACCGCGAGCAGATTCTGAAGAATCTGAAAGAAAGTAAACTTGCGAGGGAATCCAGTAACTTTGACCAATATCTGGCGAAGGAGAAACTCCAACGAAACTTAAACAAATCCCCATTAGTTAGTCGGGAACTTCCGAAGTTGAAAGGTGTCCACGATGTCGAAGCACCGAAGTATAACCGCGAGCAGATTCTGAAGAATCTGGAAGAAAGTAAACTTGCGAGGGAATCCAGTAACTTTGACCAATATCTGGCGAAGGAGAAACTCCAACAAGGCTTAAACAAATCCCCATTAGTTAGTCGGGAACTTCCGAGGGTGAAAGGTGTCCACAATGTCGAAACACCGAAGTATAACCGCGAACAAATTCTAAAAAATATAGAAGAAAGTAGGCTTGCGAGGGAATCCAGTAACTTTGACCAATATCTGGCGAAGGAGAAATTCCAGAAAACCTTGATGAGTATGGAACCGATGGACCGTCAGAGATATCTTCAATGGCACAAATATGCGGAGGCAGGTATCAGTCCTTCAGACCGCGTAAGAGTGTTGGAAATTTCTGAAACAGCGCCCAAAATAAAAATGATAGATGGCATGAATCAGCAGTCTGTTTTTAAAAATATTGAAGCAATTGACAAGGAAATTAATCCTCGACCTAAACCAGAAAGATACTTACACCCTGACTACCTAGAAGCACATAAACATCAATTTGACAATGGAGCTATTAAAATTCAAAGATTCATGCCTCAAGAGGGTGGTTTTAATAATGGTGCAATAGGTAGTCCTAAGGATCATGTCGCTTTTGTTATGCCTAAAGATGTAGGCGAAACATTAATTGACATAAGTAAAGGCAATCCTAGACTTCTTGAGGATTTGCTAGGATTACATCCTGGCGATTTCGGTGATGCACCTGTGGCAATAGATATCCCTTATGATTCAATTAAAAATTTGAAAGTTCCGAGTGGTAATGAAGCTTCAGCTTTTAAAGGATATTGGAAACCAGGTGGCCGTACTTATCCAGGAAATATGCCAGAAGCAGTCATTGACGAAGTTCCGTGGGGAGAATTTACAATTAGAAAATTAGGAGGCGATTAA
- a CDS encoding YwqH-like family protein — translation MHRNIQPEWQGKQKDDFTKQWETFSSDYTSFQTEMNTFYDAICDEITRLENQKNEEHGIIGWCQSQMNNLGNFIEKLLHTREG, via the coding sequence ATGCACCGAAATATTCAGCCAGAATGGCAAGGCAAACAAAAGGATGATTTCACCAAGCAGTGGGAGACCTTCTCCAGTGACTACACGAGTTTTCAAACGGAGATGAATACCTTCTATGATGCCATCTGTGATGAAATCACTAGGTTGGAAAATCAAAAGAACGAAGAACATGGCATTATTGGTTGGTGCCAAAGTCAGATGAACAATCTGGGAAATTTCATCGAGAAGCTACTACATACAAGGGAGGGGTAA
- a CDS encoding TIGR04197 family type VII secretion effector: MYGTIQLSEVLFNAHISSLTKAQASLVGVSKPNFNTTSESKVLDLYQEQFNELYQLMTSYTSLLGTDIALMSATGKELARTDTVLGQTMLSGLQ; this comes from the coding sequence ATGTATGGAACGATTCAATTATCTGAGGTTCTGTTTAACGCGCACATCAGTAGTTTGACCAAGGCTCAGGCTAGTTTGGTTGGAGTGAGTAAGCCAAACTTTAACACGACATCGGAATCCAAGGTGCTCGATTTGTATCAGGAACAATTCAATGAGCTCTATCAGTTGATGACGAGCTATACGTCCTTATTGGGAACAGACATCGCCTTGATGTCCGCTACAGGAAAAGAGTTGGCCCGTACAGATACTGTATTGGGACAAACAATGTTGTCTGGCTTGCAGTAG
- a CDS encoding T7SS effector LXG polymorphic toxin codes for MSYKIKFDDITSVQVESQKTMNAWEEAIANLNKAMSDFINNQNLQGQAISSMRNYLVEVHGTLLQTLVNLMNDYSTNLLLYKDGYYQIDSSNHAKLPGQVFTRLHSDLKSSRDNLKSEIEVLNTTKDKVSDLVSYSGSSHTSTVMNYNFLMNQVKNLDNSIIQYESNHASQDLVAFKELLSATKALIAEHAGKTRTVGTYQSGDFAKLQSVQRFAMAYQQATKQMESRVERVQAAQERDKARFEALAAEDRAKNGWKDLAIGVVTVAFSILAIVGSMGFATPLVVGAGLTAGLGSFAYGASNAAEGIHNIQLGNAGDAHTKSYNLIRDTLFMGNDKLYHDVGNVFVTASAIMIPIGQTQSVVKGLTQFAIGEAGAYTAGQVAYHGTKLLGGSEEDAQTANFIGNLVGGYVTSSAASKFSLNKVKVDVEAPKYNREQILKNLKESKLARESSNFDQYLAKEKLQRGLNKSPLVSRELPKVKGVHDVEAPKYNREQILKNLEESKLARESSNFDQYLAKEKLQRNLNKSPLVSRELPKVKGVHDVETPKYNKEQILKNIEESKLARESSGFKDFSTRERYLEKVFNKLTPEERELIFNISKDSPKVKYIRGAYTKKDILDIKPDSQKGIFRPDVEEYLTPKYIEAHRQLFKNGASRFQKFQPSENWNEGIVGSGDGTSFWLSKEHADIIEKVANGDNRLYEIILGLDEGYLGDGPLYRLDVTPEVVAEKGISIPSGNEVGANDWWRPAGRTFPGDIPEGVMEDISTKRGEHTWNIVN; via the coding sequence ATGAGTTACAAGATAAAATTTGATGATATTACCTCTGTTCAAGTGGAAAGTCAAAAGACGATGAATGCTTGGGAAGAGGCCATCGCTAATCTAAATAAGGCTATGAGCGACTTCATCAACAATCAAAATCTCCAAGGTCAGGCCATCTCGAGTATGCGCAATTACCTAGTAGAGGTGCATGGGACTCTTCTTCAAACTCTGGTCAACCTGATGAATGACTACTCAACTAATCTCCTACTGTACAAGGATGGCTACTATCAAATTGATTCAAGCAATCATGCAAAGTTACCAGGTCAGGTGTTTACACGATTACATAGTGATTTGAAGAGTTCACGTGACAATCTAAAGAGTGAGATTGAGGTCTTGAACACGACCAAGGACAAGGTTTCAGACTTGGTGAGCTATTCAGGAAGCAGTCATACCAGTACGGTCATGAACTATAACTTTCTCATGAATCAGGTCAAGAACTTGGACAACTCGATCATCCAGTATGAAAGTAATCATGCGAGTCAGGATTTGGTCGCCTTTAAGGAACTCTTGTCGGCGACCAAGGCCTTGATCGCAGAGCATGCAGGGAAGACACGGACTGTAGGGACTTATCAGTCGGGTGATTTCGCCAAACTCCAGTCTGTCCAACGCTTTGCGATGGCCTACCAACAGGCGACCAAGCAGATGGAGAGTCGTGTTGAACGCGTACAAGCTGCTCAGGAGAGAGACAAGGCTCGTTTTGAGGCCTTGGCTGCGGAGGATCGAGCCAAGAACGGTTGGAAAGACCTGGCAATTGGTGTGGTGACCGTTGCGTTTAGTATTCTTGCGATTGTAGGAAGCATGGGTTTTGCGACACCCTTGGTTGTTGGGGCTGGCTTAACCGCAGGACTGGGGTCGTTTGCTTATGGGGCCTCTAATGCAGCGGAAGGGATTCATAACATCCAACTTGGAAATGCAGGGGATGCCCATACGAAATCCTATAATCTCATCCGAGATACGCTTTTCATGGGGAATGACAAGCTGTATCATGATGTTGGGAATGTCTTTGTGACGGCGAGTGCCATCATGATTCCCATAGGGCAGACTCAGAGCGTTGTCAAGGGCTTGACTCAGTTTGCGATAGGGGAAGCAGGAGCCTATACAGCGGGTCAGGTTGCCTATCATGGAACTAAGCTCCTAGGTGGAAGTGAGGAAGACGCTCAAACCGCAAACTTTATCGGAAACCTGGTAGGAGGCTATGTGACCTCCTCAGCAGCCAGCAAGTTTAGTCTCAATAAGGTGAAAGTAGATGTCGAAGCACCGAAGTATAACCGCGAGCAGATTCTGAAGAATCTGAAAGAAAGTAAACTTGCGAGGGAATCCAGTAACTTTGACCAGTATCTGGCGAAGGAGAAACTCCAACGAGGCTTAAACAAATCCCCATTAGTTAGTCGGGAACTTCCGAAGGTGAAGGGGGTGCACGATGTCGAAGCACCGAAGTATAACCGCGAACAGATTCTGAAGAATCTGGAAGAAAGTAAACTTGCGAGGGAATCCAGTAACTTTGACCAGTATCTGGCGAAGGAGAAACTCCAACGAAACTTAAACAAATCCCCATTAGTTAGTCGGGAACTTCCGAAGGTGAAGGGGGTGCACGATGTTGAAACACCGAAGTATAACAAAGAACAAATCCTGAAGAATATAGAGGAAAGCAAACTTGCGAGGGAGAGTTCAGGGTTTAAAGACTTTTCAACTCGCGAAAGATATCTAGAGAAGGTCTTTAACAAATTAACTCCTGAAGAAAGGGAATTAATTTTTAATATTTCTAAGGACTCACCTAAAGTGAAGTATATTAGAGGTGCATATACTAAGAAGGATATACTTGATATCAAGCCCGATTCTCAGAAAGGAATCTTTCGCCCTGATGTTGAGGAATATCTCACCCCTAAGTATATAGAAGCACACAGACAACTATTTAAAAATGGAGCATCCCGATTCCAAAAATTTCAGCCTAGCGAGAATTGGAATGAGGGTATTGTTGGGAGTGGTGATGGAACAAGTTTCTGGCTGAGCAAAGAACATGCAGATATCATTGAAAAGGTTGCCAATGGAGATAATCGTCTTTATGAAATCATATTAGGACTTGATGAAGGTTATTTAGGAGATGGTCCACTTTATCGTTTGGATGTTACTCCAGAAGTAGTAGCGGAAAAAGGGATTTCCATACCAAGTGGAAATGAAGTTGGAGCCAATGACTGGTGGAGACCAGCTGGACGAACTTTCCCAGGAGATATTCCAGAAGGTGTCATGGAAGATATTAGTACCAAGAGAGGAGAACATACATGGAACATAGTAAATTAG
- a CDS encoding DUF4299 family protein, with amino-acid sequence MKSVNFTIKSNQSLRIGEVLQAELFECYSVSAKDAGLKPSADSLISDFHSVQFGVKEKSSLGFRLSFDGQAYQVSVPDLATASDWTGALMFLKTLLVLLDVRVCEHDGVDYDKDSILDFHFTDIFLSALSELTKEVKVHPIVEVMGVKRPIYINELYLGQIIHVPDDQLLNSYDQRLRFTQQLNAYYSEQQVFKVEQNGEDIIIPINYLNSEGRTILPAQPELEPQYLQEYRGSKVAVARLFIMTADGEKLAEVPYRQFLESLTEGIYMLDAKYVLVDPISPEMLQKLSQN; translated from the coding sequence ATGAAATCAGTTAATTTTACAATAAAAAGCAACCAATCACTAAGAATTGGTGAGGTGCTTCAAGCAGAACTTTTTGAATGTTACAGCGTTTCCGCTAAGGATGCAGGATTAAAGCCATCTGCAGACTCTCTTATTTCGGATTTCCATTCTGTTCAGTTTGGGGTCAAAGAGAAGTCTAGTCTAGGGTTCCGTCTATCTTTTGATGGTCAAGCCTATCAGGTATCTGTTCCAGATTTGGCGACAGCTTCTGACTGGACTGGGGCCTTGATGTTCTTGAAAACATTGCTGGTTCTTTTAGATGTAAGAGTGTGTGAACATGATGGCGTGGACTATGATAAAGATTCCATTCTTGATTTTCATTTCACAGATATTTTCTTATCAGCTCTCTCAGAATTGACTAAGGAAGTAAAAGTTCATCCTATAGTAGAAGTTATGGGAGTGAAACGTCCTATTTACATCAATGAACTTTACCTAGGGCAGATTATCCATGTGCCGGATGATCAACTCTTAAATAGTTATGACCAGCGTTTGCGCTTTACCCAACAGCTAAATGCTTATTACTCTGAGCAACAAGTTTTTAAAGTAGAGCAAAATGGAGAGGACATCATTATCCCTATCAATTATCTAAATAGTGAAGGGCGAACAATCTTACCGGCTCAACCAGAGCTAGAACCTCAATATTTACAAGAGTATCGAGGAAGTAAGGTTGCAGTTGCACGACTATTTATAATGACAGCCGATGGGGAAAAACTAGCCGAAGTTCCTTATCGTCAGTTCTTAGAGTCGTTGACTGAGGGAATCTATATGCTGGATGCCAAGTATGTTCTTGTGGACCCAATTTCTCCTGAAATGTTGCAGAAGTTATCGCAGAACTAA
- the ifs gene encoding NAD glycohydrolase inhibitor, whose protein sequence is MKTYKLKNKENYQNFVKDYREIMKEGKEAEVFLGTEARYRFRQRDSYELDSTDIGVLIEYCLYPLYVEGDRDIARRTFEILKDFSLSNDLMKLKKVTQYISNQKWFVTNYYDIPFVIETDELVRNIIESTSHLSDDQKQTYTYEGLCNVLERNPEYRQCDEEKVEKILKEFKEKYYNPPKVVETIKTVEKIELDVTSIDAMGVSDDHLELLLIDENKWIESLEEEHLLKLQEKLNNYIYFLESKQYVERYGDSFDKKVIHITFQYSPSDNGLAFLAAVQKVLQPTDMSLKVELPE, encoded by the coding sequence ATGAAGACATATAAATTGAAAAATAAAGAAAATTATCAAAATTTTGTAAAAGACTATCGTGAAATAATGAAAGAAGGGAAAGAAGCTGAAGTTTTTCTAGGGACGGAAGCTAGGTATCGTTTTCGACAACGAGATTCTTATGAACTTGATAGTACAGATATTGGAGTATTGATAGAATATTGCTTATATCCTTTGTATGTGGAAGGTGATAGGGATATAGCGCGCAGAACTTTTGAAATCTTGAAAGATTTTAGCTTATCTAATGATCTAATGAAATTAAAGAAGGTCACTCAATATATTTCTAATCAAAAATGGTTTGTAACGAATTATTATGATATTCCCTTTGTTATTGAAACAGATGAATTGGTAAGAAATATTATAGAAAGCACTTCCCACCTATCAGATGATCAAAAACAAACGTATACCTATGAAGGGTTGTGTAATGTATTAGAACGTAATCCAGAATACAGACAGTGTGACGAAGAAAAGGTAGAGAAGATTCTCAAGGAATTCAAGGAAAAATACTACAATCCACCTAAGGTAGTAGAAACCATTAAAACAGTTGAGAAAATTGAACTAGACGTTACAAGCATCGATGCGATGGGTGTTTCAGATGACCATCTAGAGTTGTTGTTGATTGATGAAAACAAATGGATAGAGTCTCTGGAAGAGGAACATCTCTTGAAACTTCAAGAAAAACTCAACAACTATATCTACTTCCTCGAAAGCAAGCAGTATGTAGAACGATACGGCGATAGCTTTGATAAAAAAGTCATCCATATCACCTTCCAATATTCTCCATCTGATAATGGACTAGCCTTTCTTGCAGCAGTTCAAAAGGTATTACAACCGACGGATATGAGTTTGAAGGTAGAATTGCCAGAGTAA
- a CDS encoding T7SS effector LXG polymorphic toxin: MSYKIKFDDITSVQVESQKTINAWGESVASLNKAMTDFINNQNLQGQAISSMRTYLVEVHGTLLQTLVNLMNDYSTNLLLYKDGYYQIDGDLHTKLPGQVFTNLHSNLKSSRDDLKGEIEVLNTTKDKISDLVSYEGSSHTSTVMNYNFLMNQLKNLDTSITQYESNHASQDLVAFKELLSATKALVAEHAGKTRTVGTYQSGDFAKLQSVQRFAIAYKQATQQMESRVERVQAAQERDKVRFEALARSDKGWKDMAVSALTIIVGVTAIVVTLGSATPLVVAGGIVGLGTTAYGASNMYEADQDIKLGNAGDIQTKAGNPIRDTLFMGNDKLYHDVGNIFVTASAIMIPIGQTQSVVKGLTQFAIGEAGAYTAGQVAYHGTKLLGGSEEDAQTANFIGNIVGGYAVASAASKFSLNKVSTNPREYSYNMIENPGPLLEINETAAKSFASGKYNVKILEEDTVFFRAGNSDSPLGQYYTRDIPESVIKVRIESAVKPQWIDRDTGVLTGTSELTDIYATKFPKGTVYYEGPTGSQGGVYIGGKEQIFINKPWTIDGILNNTTHLGGIR; encoded by the coding sequence ATGAGTTACAAGATAAAATTTGATGATATCACCTCTGTTCAGGTGGAAAGTCAAAAAACGATAAATGCTTGGGGAGAGTCCGTTGCGAGCCTAAACAAGGCCATGACAGACTTCATCAACAATCAAAATCTCCAAGGTCAGGCCATCTCGAGTATGCGCACCTACCTAGTAGAGGTGCATGGGACTCTCCTTCAGACTCTGGTCAACCTGATGAATGACTACTCAACCAATCTCCTACTGTACAAGGACGGCTACTACCAGATTGATGGTGACCTTCATACAAAGCTACCTGGTCAGGTGTTTACAAACCTTCATAGTAATTTAAAGAGTTCACGGGACGATTTGAAGGGTGAGATTGAGGTCTTGAACACGACCAAGGACAAGATTTCAGACTTGGTGAGCTACGAAGGAAGCAGTCATACCAGTACAGTCATGAACTATAACTTCCTCATGAACCAGCTCAAGAACTTGGATACCTCCATCACTCAGTATGAAAGTAATCATGCGAGTCAGGATTTGGTTGCCTTTAAGGAACTCTTGTCTGCGACCAAGGCCTTGGTCGCAGAGCACGCAGGGAAGACACGTACGGTAGGGACTTATCAGTCAGGAGATTTTGCCAAACTCCAGTCTGTTCAACGCTTTGCGATAGCTTACAAACAGGCGACCCAGCAGATGGAGAGTCGTGTTGAACGCGTACAAGCAGCTCAGGAGCGGGACAAGGTCCGTTTTGAAGCCTTGGCTCGATCAGATAAGGGTTGGAAAGACATGGCTGTTAGCGCATTGACTATCATTGTCGGAGTGACAGCCATCGTAGTTACATTGGGCTCTGCGACTCCTTTAGTTGTTGCAGGCGGTATAGTGGGTCTTGGGACAACAGCCTATGGGGCTTCTAATATGTATGAGGCTGATCAGGATATCAAACTTGGGAATGCAGGGGATATTCAGACTAAAGCAGGAAATCCCATCAGAGATACGCTTTTCATGGGCAATGACAAGCTGTATCATGATGTTGGGAATATCTTTGTGACGGCGAGTGCTATCATGATTCCCATAGGGCAGACTCAGAGCGTTGTCAAGGGCTTGACCCAGTTTGCGATAGGGGAAGCAGGTGCCTATACAGCGGGTCAGGTTGCCTATCATGGGACTAAGCTCCTAGGTGGTAGTGAGGAAGACGCTCAAACCGCAAACTTTATCGGGAATATCGTAGGTGGCTATGCGGTAGCTTCAGCAGCCAGCAAGTTTAGTCTCAATAAGGTGTCCACCAATCCAAGAGAATATAGTTACAATATGATTGAAAATCCTGGGCCACTACTAGAAATTAATGAAACTGCAGCTAAAAGTTTCGCTAGCGGTAAATATAATGTGAAAATATTAGAAGAGGATACGGTCTTTTTTAGAGCAGGAAATTCTGACAGTCCTTTAGGACAATATTATACAAGGGATATCCCTGAGTCAGTAATAAAAGTTAGGATAGAGTCCGCAGTTAAACCTCAGTGGATTGATAGGGATACAGGAGTCTTAACAGGTACATCAGAATTGACTGATATCTATGCTACTAAGTTCCCAAAAGGTACCGTCTATTATGAAGGTCCTACAGGATCTCAAGGAGGAGTATATATTGGTGGCAAAGAACAGATATTTATCAATAAACCCTGGACTATTGATGGAATTCTTAATAATACAACACATCTAGGAGGAATAAGGTGA